TCTCCAAGCTCGCGCGGGTCATCGAGACGCTTTCGAACCGCCCGCAGGTCCAGGAACGCCTGACCACCCAGATCGCGGACCTCCTGATGGACAGGCTCAGCCCCAAGGGCGTGGCCGTCGTCCTGATCGCCGAACACACCTGCATGACCATCCGCGGTGTGCGCAAACCCGGCTCAAAGATGATCACCTCGGCCCTTCGCGGTACCTTCAAGACCAACCTGGCCACCCGAACTGAAGTCATGTCCTTCTTCCGCGAGTAGTTATCGGACCTTGCGGATCGTACTCGTGTGGTCGGCGCTGGCGGTGTGTGCCTTTCTCGGAAAAATTCTGATTTTATGTATTGACATATCGACATGTCTCGATATATGGATTTATGAGGAGATGATTATGGATCGTGAAATGACGCTGTTGCCGGAAGAAAAGCTCAGGTGTGCAGCCGAGTGCCTCAAGGTCATGGCCCACCCGGTGCGCCTGCGGATCGTGGACTTGCTGATGCAGGGCGAGTTTCCCGTCCACGAGATCGCCGAACTGTGTGGGACCAGCCCCCATCAGACCTGCGAGCACCTGCGACTGCTCCAGGGCCACGCGTTCCTGGCCAGCGAACGCCGCGGGCGGACGGTGTACTACCGGATCGCCTCGCCTCGATTGCCCAAGCTGTTGGAGTGCATCCGCAGCACCTGCGAGTCGCAAGAAGACACATAGGGAGGAATAGGAATGATCGCGAACGGTAGGGTGAAGGTGGTGGTGATTGGCGGAGTGGCCGGCGGGGCGTCAGCGGCCACGCGGGTCCGGCGGCTCTCCGAGGACGTCCAGATCGTTCTGTTCGAGCGGGGCAAATACGTCTCGTTCGCCAACTGCGGCCTGCCGTACCATATCGGCGGACAGATTGCGGACCGCCAGAAGCTGCTGGTTCAGACGCCGCAGGGTCTGCGCGACCGCTACCACATCGACGTTCGCACCGAAACCGAGGTGGTGCGGATTGACCGCGGGCACAAGCGGGTGGTTTTCCGAAACGTGGCTACCGGACATGAAGACACCGAATCCTACGATAAGCTCGTCATCAGCAGCGGGGCCGAGCCGCTGCGGCCGCCCATCCCCGGATCCGACCGGCACGGCGTCCACACCCTGCGCACGCTGGCCGACATGGACGCGATCAAAGAACGCATCGAAACGATGCCAACGGGCCGGGCGGTCGTGATCGGAGCGGGCTACATCGGCCTGGAGATGACCGAGGCCTTGCGCGAGCGCGGCTTGCAAGTTGATCTGGTCGAACTCGCGCCGCAGGTGATGAACCTGATCGACCCGGAGATGGCGATGCCCGTCCAGAAGCACCTGGAGTTGCATGAGGTTAAGCTGCACCTGAACAACTCGGTCACCGGCATCGAGGAAAACGCGGACGAACTGAAGGTGCGACTCAGCAGCGGCGAGACGATCGACTGCGGCCTGGTGATCCTGGCGGCGGGCGTCCGCCCGGAGAACCGCCTGGCCCGTGAGGCGGGCCTGAAACTGGGCCAGACCGGCGGCGTGGCCGTCAATCCGCACATGCAGACCAGCGATCCGGACATTTACGCGGTGGGCGACGTGGCCGAGGTCGAGCATCTTGTGGGCGGTTTTCCCGCCCTGGTCCCGCTGGCTGGACCAGCCAATCGCCAGGGCCGCATCGCCGCCGACCACATCTTCGGCCGCGACAGCCGATACCGCCGTACGCAGGGCACCGCCATCTGCAAGGTCTTCGACCTGGCGGTCGGCATGACCGGCCTGAGCGAAAAGGAACTCAAACGCCGCGAGGTGCCGTTCCACAAGGTCTACGTCCACCCGGCCAGCCACGCCAGCTACTATCCCGGGGCCAACCCGATCGCCCTCAAGCTGCTGTTCGACCCGAAAGGCAAGGTGCTCGGCGCCCAGGCGGTCGGAACGTCCGGAGTGGACAAGCGGATCGATGTGCTGGCGGTGGCCATCCGCGCGGGCCTGACCGTTGACGACCTCAAGGACCTGGAACTCTGCTACGCCCCGCCGTTCGGATCGGCCAAGGACCCGGTCAACTACGCTGGCTTCGTGGCCGCCAACGTGCTGGCGGGCGACGTCCAACACATCTACGCCGAGGAACTGAGCGAAGCCGACGAGGACCGCGTGCTGCTCGACGTGCGGAACCCCGAGGAAGTGGCGGCAGGGACCATTCCCGGATCAACCATCATCCCGTTGCACCAACTTCGGTCTCGTCTCGACGAACTGCCGAGGGACAAGGAGGTGGTGGCATTCTGCCAGGTC
This DNA window, taken from Phycisphaerae bacterium, encodes the following:
- a CDS encoding winged helix-turn-helix transcriptional regulator produces the protein MDREMTLLPEEKLRCAAECLKVMAHPVRLRIVDLLMQGEFPVHEIAELCGTSPHQTCEHLRLLQGHAFLASERRGRTVYYRIASPRLPKLLECIRSTCESQEDT
- a CDS encoding FAD-dependent oxidoreductase — its product is MIANGRVKVVVIGGVAGGASAATRVRRLSEDVQIVLFERGKYVSFANCGLPYHIGGQIADRQKLLVQTPQGLRDRYHIDVRTETEVVRIDRGHKRVVFRNVATGHEDTESYDKLVISSGAEPLRPPIPGSDRHGVHTLRTLADMDAIKERIETMPTGRAVVIGAGYIGLEMTEALRERGLQVDLVELAPQVMNLIDPEMAMPVQKHLELHEVKLHLNNSVTGIEENADELKVRLSSGETIDCGLVILAAGVRPENRLAREAGLKLGQTGGVAVNPHMQTSDPDIYAVGDVAEVEHLVGGFPALVPLAGPANRQGRIAADHIFGRDSRYRRTQGTAICKVFDLAVGMTGLSEKELKRREVPFHKVYVHPASHASYYPGANPIALKLLFDPKGKVLGAQAVGTSGVDKRIDVLAVAIRAGLTVDDLKDLELCYAPPFGSAKDPVNYAGFVAANVLAGDVQHIYAEELSEADEDRVLLDVRNPEEVAAGTIPGSTIIPLHQLRSRLDELPRDKEVVAFCQVGLRGYLACRTLMQKGFACRNLTGGYKTYQMVTAAMPPEDTKPEELNDDAGEKSHPHSETVSPPAPAPKTSAIKQIDARGLQCPGPIMTLARELDGLRPGEALTIRATDPGFAADVEAWCRSTGHRLVEVGRNNGHYHATVVKQDAPAATTDRPAQTAKDKTMVVFSGDFDKAMASFIIANGAAAMGGKVTMFFTFWGLNILRRNQAAPVKKTLIERMFGWMMPRGADRLALSKMHMGGLGTWMIKGIMRSKRVASLPELIDSAKRAGVRLVACSMSMDLMGIKREELIDGVEEGGVALYLDRAEHAGVNLFI